In one Rhizobium leguminosarum genomic region, the following are encoded:
- a CDS encoding sugar-binding protein — MKQLKRNAALFFAGLMLSAAPAAVSHAADKPTLAFVVNGASDFWKAAEAGVKKAQGEMPDYQMELKYPEQAAVAIQQRLMEDLVSAGVKGIMVSAVDPKTQTDGLNKIGSQTALFTTDSDAPKTNRVAYIGSSNVDAGMQAAEIAKKAMPDGGKCIGFVGLLGADNAKERIQGMKDGLKGTKIELTDVRGDDIDQTRAKKNVEDALVASPDVTCMVGFYSYNTPRIYEALRDAGKLGQITVVGFDDDPITLGGVKEGTIAATVVQQPFEWAYQGMKLMAAYLKGDKSGVPSNGLIIIPTVIIGKDDVDKYAASLKAMSGK; from the coding sequence ATGAAACAGCTGAAACGCAATGCAGCCCTGTTCTTCGCCGGTTTGATGCTGAGCGCGGCGCCGGCTGCCGTATCGCATGCCGCCGACAAGCCGACACTTGCATTCGTCGTCAACGGAGCGTCCGATTTCTGGAAGGCCGCAGAGGCGGGCGTGAAGAAGGCGCAGGGCGAAATGCCGGACTACCAGATGGAACTGAAATATCCCGAGCAGGCGGCTGTCGCCATTCAGCAGCGTCTCATGGAAGATCTCGTCAGCGCCGGCGTCAAGGGGATCATGGTCTCCGCTGTCGATCCCAAGACCCAGACGGACGGTCTGAATAAGATCGGCTCGCAGACGGCTCTCTTCACCACCGACAGCGATGCGCCGAAGACCAACCGCGTTGCCTATATTGGCTCATCCAATGTCGACGCCGGGATGCAGGCCGCCGAAATCGCCAAGAAGGCGATGCCGGACGGCGGCAAGTGTATCGGTTTCGTCGGCCTGCTCGGCGCCGACAATGCCAAAGAACGTATTCAGGGCATGAAGGACGGCCTGAAGGGTACCAAGATCGAGCTAACAGACGTACGCGGCGACGATATCGACCAGACACGTGCAAAGAAGAACGTTGAGGATGCGCTGGTGGCGAGCCCCGACGTCACCTGCATGGTCGGCTTCTATTCCTACAATACGCCGCGCATCTATGAGGCGCTGCGCGACGCCGGCAAACTCGGCCAGATCACCGTCGTCGGCTTTGATGACGATCCGATCACGTTGGGCGGCGTCAAGGAAGGCACGATCGCAGCGACCGTCGTGCAGCAGCCGTTCGAGTGGGCCTATCAGGGCATGAAGCTGATGGCCGCCTACCTCAAGGGCGACAAATCAGGCGTTCCGAGCAACGGCTTGATCATCATCCCGACGGTGATCATCGGCAAGGATGACGTTGACAAGTATGCCGCCAGCCTGAAGGCTATGTCTGGAAAATAA
- a CDS encoding sugar ABC transporter ATP-binding protein, with translation MNHSSDLPSPDPLATPFLSLSGVGKTYPGVVALEGLSIDIMPGEVIGLVGENGAGKSTLMKILGGVIAPDRGTILLDGAELRSLTVESSISSGIAFVHQELNLFENLDVAANIFLGREPLKAGPFKLVDRDRLRDMVKPLLKRVGAHFSADTPVASLSLAEQQMVEIAKALSINARLVIFDEPTSSLPLAETERLLSIIKSLKAEGISVIFISHRLHEVERVADRVVVLRDGTLVGTLARKDIGHDQMVKLMIGRVLAARTAKPQRSPGSVALKASGVRTEAYPGRPVDLEIRYGEIMGLAGLVGSGRTELARVFFGIDRSYGGTILQDGQEILVRSARDAVASGIFLVPEDRKRNGILLDFPIAQNITLSDLPKLSSRFMLSAERETAAAEKQRVRLGIKAPSVSTRTGTLSGGNQQKVVLAKWLSMSPRVMIFDEPTRGIDIGAKNEIYGLMRALADAGVAILMISSDMEEVIGVSDRIAVMHEGQIAGILEEDEFSQENVLLLAVGKRVK, from the coding sequence ATGAATCATAGCTCCGACCTCCCGTCACCGGACCCGCTTGCAACGCCGTTCCTTTCGCTTTCCGGCGTTGGCAAGACCTATCCGGGCGTCGTGGCGCTCGAGGGCCTCTCGATCGACATCATGCCGGGAGAGGTCATCGGCCTCGTCGGCGAAAACGGGGCTGGAAAATCGACGCTGATGAAAATCCTCGGCGGCGTGATCGCACCCGACCGAGGCACGATCCTGCTCGACGGTGCGGAGCTTCGTTCCCTCACTGTGGAATCGAGCATCTCATCCGGCATCGCCTTCGTGCACCAAGAACTCAATCTCTTTGAGAATCTCGACGTTGCGGCCAATATCTTCCTCGGCCGCGAGCCGCTGAAGGCGGGACCTTTCAAGCTCGTCGATCGCGATCGGCTGCGCGACATGGTGAAGCCGCTCTTGAAACGCGTCGGGGCTCATTTTTCCGCCGACACCCCGGTGGCGTCGCTTTCCCTTGCCGAGCAGCAGATGGTGGAAATCGCCAAGGCGCTGTCGATCAACGCCAGGCTCGTCATTTTCGACGAACCCACTTCCAGCCTGCCGCTGGCCGAAACCGAGCGGCTTCTGAGCATTATCAAATCGCTGAAAGCCGAAGGCATCAGTGTCATTTTCATCTCGCATCGCCTCCACGAGGTTGAGCGCGTCGCCGACCGGGTCGTCGTCCTGCGCGACGGCACGCTTGTCGGCACGCTCGCCAGGAAAGACATCGGCCACGATCAGATGGTCAAGCTGATGATCGGCCGGGTGCTTGCGGCCCGGACCGCAAAACCGCAGCGCTCGCCCGGCTCGGTCGCGCTGAAGGCAAGCGGCGTGCGCACCGAAGCCTATCCCGGCCGTCCCGTTGATCTGGAAATCCGGTACGGGGAAATCATGGGGCTTGCAGGCCTCGTCGGGTCGGGCCGCACCGAGCTGGCAAGGGTATTCTTCGGCATAGACCGGAGCTACGGCGGAACCATCCTGCAGGACGGCCAGGAAATTTTGGTCCGTTCTGCCCGCGACGCCGTCGCTAGCGGCATCTTCCTGGTGCCGGAGGATCGCAAGCGCAACGGCATTCTTCTCGATTTTCCGATCGCCCAGAACATCACCCTTTCCGATCTTCCCAAGCTTTCCAGCCGCTTCATGCTTTCTGCTGAACGGGAGACGGCGGCGGCCGAAAAGCAGCGTGTTCGCCTCGGGATCAAGGCGCCCTCCGTTTCGACGCGAACCGGCACTCTGTCCGGCGGCAACCAGCAGAAGGTGGTGCTTGCCAAATGGTTGTCGATGAGCCCGAGGGTGATGATCTTCGACGAGCCGACACGCGGCATCGATATCGGCGCGAAGAACGAGATCTACGGCCTGATGCGAGCGCTTGCCGATGCCGGAGTGGCGATTCTGATGATCTCCAGCGACATGGAAGAGGTGATCGGCGTTTCTGACCGTATCGCCGTCATGCACGAGGGCCAGATCGCCGGCATATTGGAAGAGGACGAATTCAGCCAGGAAAACGTCCTTTTGCTTGCCGTCGGCAAAAGGGTAAAATAG
- a CDS encoding ABC transporter permease, whose protein sequence is MIKKDLGLLLLIVVVGIVVAVINPRFLLPINLANTANLIGLFGILSIGQAFVIITGGIELSVGSLVALLGVLFVDFIAVQDMSWMLALPLILVLGAVVGAVHGWLITRLNLQPFVVTLCGLLIYRGAARFYTADGTAGFAFGQNFPDLEFLTAGRFYGVPNSFIALVIITVVMWIMLHRSVFGRYLYAIGKNEEAARYSGIRTSRMVMSAYIICGLLTALSAIYFAMYTRSISPASHGQFYELYAIAAAVLGGFSLRGGEGSIVGVVLGTVLLQELQNLVNLLGIPSSLNFAVMGGVILIGVLIDQQWHAIRAKRRVVSAARQTETRHSNEGSLPVAANQD, encoded by the coding sequence ATGATCAAGAAAGATCTCGGACTGCTGCTTTTGATCGTCGTCGTCGGCATCGTCGTCGCCGTCATCAATCCGCGCTTCCTGCTGCCGATCAACCTGGCCAACACCGCCAACCTGATCGGCCTGTTCGGCATCCTGTCGATCGGCCAGGCCTTTGTCATCATTACCGGCGGCATCGAGCTTTCCGTAGGTTCGCTCGTGGCACTGCTCGGTGTGCTGTTCGTCGATTTCATCGCCGTCCAGGATATGTCATGGATGCTGGCGCTGCCGCTCATTCTCGTGCTTGGCGCCGTCGTCGGTGCCGTCCACGGCTGGCTGATCACCCGGCTCAACCTGCAGCCCTTCGTCGTCACCCTCTGCGGCCTGCTGATTTATCGTGGGGCAGCGCGCTTCTATACGGCCGACGGCACGGCGGGCTTTGCTTTTGGCCAAAATTTCCCAGACCTCGAATTCCTGACCGCCGGACGGTTCTACGGCGTTCCCAATAGCTTCATTGCCCTCGTCATCATCACCGTGGTCATGTGGATCATGCTGCACCGCTCGGTCTTTGGGCGTTATCTTTACGCGATCGGGAAGAATGAGGAGGCGGCCCGCTATTCCGGTATTCGGACCAGCCGTATGGTCATGTCGGCCTATATCATATGCGGGCTGCTGACGGCGCTTTCGGCGATCTATTTCGCAATGTACACACGCTCGATCTCGCCGGCGAGCCATGGCCAGTTCTACGAACTCTATGCGATTGCCGCTGCCGTGCTCGGCGGCTTCTCGCTCCGCGGCGGCGAGGGATCGATCGTCGGCGTCGTGCTGGGCACGGTCCTGCTCCAGGAGCTGCAGAATCTCGTCAATCTGCTCGGTATCCCGTCGTCGCTGAATTTCGCCGTCATGGGCGGCGTGATCCTCATCGGCGTCCTGATCGACCAGCAATGGCACGCCATCCGCGCAAAGCGCCGCGTCGTCTCTGCCGCCCGGCAGACCGAAACCCGTCATTCGAACGAAGGCAGCTTGCCGGTGGCTGCCAATCAGGATTAG
- a CDS encoding helix-turn-helix domain-containing protein: MVTESGDDPAAGQEWPAHLERRRWPREPSPQKEHRVDVPPALVPLRFSTQDLPPKEQFQSWRSHMAPLVDVHLPDGKSEGEGFLAEQTGWHLGDILIVQQRAQACSYIRDQAMLRSSPIDHWNVGVLRSGRAWTEANRHVTETGPGEIFFRSLGYPYRGRMTDSAAVLVFLPYEPLTRDASLLQNAHNIALSGSLAELLVSYIDGLEANLGNLTVEEVPRIIRTIGDMVVACAASSASLDRGQEQTNMGLMERAHRYIHLNLLSDSLTPDVMCRALGISRTRLYQLFETSGGVFNYIRKRRLLQAYADLTNPTDNRPISEIAEAAGFDVAANFTRAFSHEFGLSPREVRKTIATERPAIPTTRSMRRFGTTIGDWLALAR, translated from the coding sequence ATGGTTACGGAGTCTGGAGATGACCCCGCTGCTGGACAGGAATGGCCGGCCCACCTGGAGCGGCGGCGCTGGCCGCGCGAACCGTCCCCGCAGAAAGAACATCGGGTGGACGTTCCGCCTGCATTGGTGCCCTTGCGATTTTCGACGCAAGACCTGCCGCCGAAAGAACAATTCCAGTCCTGGCGATCACACATGGCGCCGCTTGTGGATGTTCATCTGCCGGACGGAAAATCAGAGGGCGAGGGTTTTCTCGCGGAACAGACCGGCTGGCATCTCGGCGATATCCTCATCGTCCAGCAGCGCGCGCAGGCATGCAGCTATATTCGCGATCAGGCCATGCTGCGATCGAGCCCAATCGATCACTGGAACGTCGGCGTACTTCGCAGCGGCCGGGCCTGGACCGAGGCCAATCGCCATGTAACGGAGACCGGCCCGGGTGAGATATTTTTCAGGTCTCTTGGTTATCCGTACCGGGGGCGGATGACCGATTCAGCCGCGGTGCTCGTCTTCTTGCCCTATGAACCGTTGACCCGTGATGCGAGTCTTCTGCAGAACGCCCACAACATCGCCCTCTCCGGTAGCCTCGCCGAATTGCTCGTCAGCTATATCGACGGCCTGGAAGCGAACCTGGGCAATTTGACGGTGGAGGAGGTGCCGCGGATCATACGGACGATCGGCGATATGGTCGTTGCCTGCGCTGCATCGTCCGCAAGTTTGGATCGCGGTCAGGAACAGACCAATATGGGGCTGATGGAGCGGGCGCATCGCTATATTCACCTCAATCTTCTTTCAGATAGCTTGACGCCTGACGTCATGTGCCGTGCGCTTGGTATTTCGCGGACGCGACTCTACCAATTGTTCGAAACGAGCGGGGGCGTCTTCAACTACATTCGCAAACGTCGATTGCTGCAGGCCTATGCGGATCTTACCAACCCGACCGACAACAGGCCGATCTCGGAGATTGCCGAGGCCGCCGGCTTCGACGTTGCAGCCAATTTCACGCGCGCGTTCAGCCATGAATTCGGGCTCAGCCCGCGTGAAGTCAGAAAGACCATAGCAACTGAGCGCCCTGCCATCCCCACAACACGTTCCATGCGACGTTTTGGGACAACGATCGGCGATTGGCTAGCGCTCGCACGTTGA
- a CDS encoding HlyD family secretion protein: MIWNHRITRIVVGLLLLTLVTVVSLPTITGFTSLDGTVNARFAVVNAPIDGTIAEEPLKVGSPVKAGKSLAEIRNTRVNHAILASLEADRNTALDRVAALKKEREELSALREELSARLEIYRQTTIANLEREVEILRKKVEVSQAQDLVAQVDLSRRMQLESKGILTQKLVEAARAAGVATGGEVEISNLTVDQLQQRLNAVRQGIFVFGDGQNDVPYSRQREDEVVVRINDLNSRIAENETRATEVQKQLVKEASRVSSLESATAIAPFDGVVWTRSIVNGSNVVLNDELMRLLDCRDLFVDILVPEVNYDEIYPGLVAQVRLFGRSDVFPGTVVSVRGSSASVEADSFAASLPPSTQRNARIRVRLDPSFMNDDFANSCQVGRTVQVRFSKHGINVSNWVKSLWFSIL; this comes from the coding sequence ATGATCTGGAACCATCGCATCACGCGCATCGTTGTCGGCCTGCTGCTGCTGACACTCGTGACTGTCGTCTCATTGCCGACGATCACCGGCTTTACGAGCCTTGATGGCACGGTCAATGCGCGGTTTGCTGTCGTTAATGCGCCGATCGACGGCACGATTGCGGAAGAACCCCTCAAGGTCGGCAGCCCGGTCAAAGCGGGAAAATCCCTCGCTGAAATCAGAAATACGCGCGTCAATCACGCAATCCTCGCTTCGCTCGAGGCAGATCGCAATACGGCGCTCGACCGCGTCGCGGCGCTGAAAAAAGAACGGGAGGAGCTCTCCGCGCTTCGCGAGGAATTGTCTGCCAGATTGGAAATCTACAGACAGACCACCATTGCCAATCTCGAACGCGAAGTCGAAATCCTGCGGAAAAAAGTCGAAGTGTCGCAAGCGCAGGATCTGGTCGCGCAGGTCGACCTGAGCCGCCGGATGCAGCTCGAGTCAAAAGGCATTCTGACGCAGAAGCTGGTTGAGGCCGCGCGTGCTGCCGGCGTTGCGACTGGCGGCGAGGTCGAAATCAGCAATCTGACTGTCGATCAATTGCAACAAAGGCTCAATGCGGTCCGCCAGGGTATCTTTGTCTTCGGCGACGGACAGAATGACGTGCCTTATTCGCGACAGCGTGAAGACGAGGTGGTCGTTCGCATCAACGACTTGAACTCGCGCATAGCGGAAAACGAGACACGAGCGACCGAAGTTCAAAAGCAGCTCGTCAAAGAGGCAAGCCGCGTCAGCAGCCTTGAATCCGCAACTGCAATAGCGCCGTTCGACGGCGTTGTTTGGACCAGGAGTATCGTCAACGGTTCCAACGTCGTGCTGAACGACGAGCTGATGCGCCTTCTCGACTGTCGAGATCTGTTCGTGGATATCCTTGTTCCTGAGGTCAACTATGACGAGATTTATCCAGGACTCGTCGCGCAGGTGCGCTTGTTCGGCCGCAGCGATGTCTTCCCAGGTACGGTCGTGTCCGTCAGAGGCAGTTCGGCTTCGGTCGAGGCCGATTCCTTTGCCGCCAGTTTGCCGCCGTCGACACAACGCAATGCCCGCATTCGGGTTCGCCTCGATCCATCCTTCATGAACGACGACTTTGCGAACTCCTGCCAGGTGGGACGCACAGTGCAGGTACGGTTTTCCAAACACGGCATCAACGTATCCAACTGGGTCAAAAGCCTGTGGTTCAGTATCTTATAG
- a CDS encoding glycosyltransferase, translating into MVQYLIALVPTFVVLAFFFLGPFNWSRHHTWTRAVTCAFVAAVALRYMFWRLTETVLPYPDGGPSFYWVWILFVVEILACVEVILFLVLMSRNVDRSAEADRLARIFFAREQRELPTVDVFIPTYNEPLDVLERTIIGARSLDYPADKLNVYVLDDQRRDWLKTYCEEKNVIHVTRGDNSHAKAGNMNNGLKVSSGEFIAVFDADFVPYRHFLRRTLPFFCDDSIGIVQTPQHFFNVDPVQSNLGLENIWPDEQRLFFDEIAPSRDAWDVSFCCGSCSIARRMAIDAIGGFPTESITEDLLTTLSMLNKGYKTRYLNERLSMGLAAENLTGYFVQRERWCQGGIQTLYLYNGPLRGPGLTLFQRIMFLPASWLVQYLVRFTILLVPIVYLWFGLLPLYFTDIADYVSHQVPLLAAYFLLMLWITPTRYLPVVSSAVGTFATFRMLPTVVSSLVRPFGKPFRVTPKGSGNESNQFDRYSFTWIASIVTVTVLGLLVNVVPETSHVQGQFSPVAAWWSGINIVVLLIASLICFEKPRRLFHAFKLDEPAVVDDVPGQIVSLALDKAVVAVPTMARFQSKSVMLKLPGFAPFKAELGQVTQRGRSVSRGGDKQAYYLHLYFELSGAARDSMIVKLYTGQYSRDIRDIDKVAVSLNLLLRSFGRTRTL; encoded by the coding sequence GTGGTTCAGTATCTTATAGCGCTGGTTCCGACCTTTGTCGTTTTGGCCTTCTTCTTCCTGGGGCCGTTCAATTGGTCGCGCCATCACACCTGGACACGGGCGGTGACCTGCGCGTTTGTCGCAGCAGTCGCATTGCGATACATGTTCTGGCGTTTGACGGAGACAGTGCTTCCCTATCCCGACGGCGGTCCGAGTTTCTACTGGGTCTGGATCCTCTTCGTCGTCGAGATTCTGGCGTGCGTCGAAGTCATCCTTTTTCTGGTATTGATGAGCCGCAACGTCGACCGCAGCGCAGAAGCGGACAGGCTGGCGCGCATTTTCTTTGCGCGGGAGCAGCGTGAGCTGCCGACTGTCGATGTTTTCATTCCCACCTATAATGAGCCGCTCGACGTGCTCGAGCGAACCATCATCGGCGCCCGCTCGCTGGATTATCCTGCCGACAAATTGAATGTGTATGTGCTTGACGATCAACGCCGGGATTGGCTGAAGACCTATTGCGAAGAAAAGAACGTCATCCACGTCACGCGCGGCGACAACAGCCATGCCAAAGCAGGCAATATGAACAATGGGCTGAAGGTCAGCTCGGGCGAGTTCATTGCGGTCTTCGACGCCGATTTTGTTCCCTATCGACATTTCCTGCGCCGGACGCTGCCCTTCTTTTGCGATGACAGCATCGGCATCGTCCAGACACCTCAACATTTCTTCAATGTCGATCCGGTGCAATCAAACCTTGGCCTGGAGAATATCTGGCCGGACGAGCAGCGCTTGTTCTTCGACGAGATCGCGCCCAGCCGAGATGCCTGGGACGTCAGTTTCTGCTGCGGGTCATGCTCGATTGCCCGCCGCATGGCCATCGACGCAATAGGCGGGTTTCCGACGGAGTCGATCACAGAAGACCTGCTAACAACTCTTTCGATGCTCAACAAAGGCTACAAGACGCGCTATCTGAACGAGCGGTTATCGATGGGATTGGCGGCCGAAAACCTGACCGGGTATTTTGTGCAGCGCGAACGGTGGTGTCAGGGGGGTATTCAAACCCTTTACTTGTATAATGGCCCGCTGCGCGGCCCGGGATTGACGCTGTTTCAACGGATCATGTTCCTGCCGGCATCATGGCTGGTGCAGTATCTGGTCCGCTTCACGATATTGCTCGTCCCCATTGTCTATCTCTGGTTCGGCCTGCTCCCGCTCTATTTCACTGATATAGCCGATTATGTCTCTCATCAGGTGCCGCTGCTGGCGGCGTATTTTCTGCTCATGCTGTGGATCACGCCGACCCGTTACTTGCCTGTGGTTTCCAGCGCCGTCGGAACCTTTGCGACATTCCGCATGTTGCCTACCGTGGTCTCCAGCCTGGTGAGGCCATTTGGCAAGCCGTTCAGGGTGACGCCAAAGGGCAGTGGCAACGAGTCGAACCAGTTCGACCGCTACAGCTTTACCTGGATCGCAAGCATAGTCACGGTCACCGTCCTTGGTCTGCTGGTCAACGTCGTACCGGAAACGTCGCATGTACAAGGCCAGTTTTCGCCGGTCGCGGCCTGGTGGTCAGGTATCAATATCGTCGTGCTGCTCATCGCGTCGCTCATCTGCTTTGAGAAGCCACGGCGCCTGTTTCATGCGTTCAAGCTCGATGAACCCGCTGTCGTAGACGATGTCCCCGGCCAAATCGTCAGTCTGGCACTGGACAAGGCGGTCGTTGCAGTCCCCACTATGGCCCGATTTCAATCCAAATCGGTCATGCTGAAACTCCCCGGCTTCGCCCCTTTCAAAGCGGAGCTCGGACAGGTCACGCAGCGAGGAAGGAGCGTAAGTCGCGGCGGCGACAAGCAAGCCTATTACCTGCACCTGTATTTCGAACTCAGCGGCGCTGCTCGCGACAGCATGATTGTCAAACTCTACACCGGTCAATATTCGCGGGATATTCGCGACATCGACAAGGTTGCCGTCTCTCTTAATTTGTTGTTGCGGTCATTCGGGCGAACGCGCACCTTGTAG
- a CDS encoding TetR/AcrR family transcriptional regulator, with amino-acid sequence MTKNTANAPAVNEVRDRILETASELFYRRGVRAVGVDLVVEKSGVAKTSLYRHFGTKDDLIAAFLKREDLDFWSTWDQVTEQHADDAGAELDAHFEWIGERVGRDNYRGCPQINTAAEFPEAGHPARKVAEAHMREMRRRLKTIAGRLAVAAPDRLAGQLAVLINGAFVSMQVFEPGEATGLLRDAAHALIAAGRN; translated from the coding sequence ATGACGAAAAACACAGCGAACGCCCCGGCCGTGAATGAGGTACGGGATAGAATTCTCGAGACGGCATCGGAACTCTTCTACCGGCGCGGTGTACGCGCCGTCGGCGTCGATCTGGTGGTGGAAAAGTCCGGCGTCGCCAAAACCAGCCTTTACCGCCATTTCGGCACAAAGGACGATTTGATCGCGGCTTTCCTCAAGCGCGAGGACCTGGACTTCTGGAGCACCTGGGACCAGGTAACCGAACAGCACGCGGATGACGCCGGGGCTGAACTCGACGCCCATTTCGAGTGGATCGGCGAACGGGTCGGGCGGGACAATTACCGGGGCTGCCCGCAGATCAACACGGCGGCCGAGTTTCCGGAAGCCGGCCACCCCGCCCGCAAAGTCGCCGAAGCCCATATGCGTGAAATGCGGCGGCGCCTGAAGACCATCGCCGGGCGACTGGCGGTTGCCGCACCCGACCGGCTTGCCGGGCAACTCGCGGTGCTGATCAACGGCGCCTTTGTCAGCATGCAGGTCTTCGAACCCGGCGAGGCGACCGGTTTGCTCCGCGATGCCGCTCACGCCCTGATCGCCGCTGGCCGCAATTGA
- a CDS encoding saccharopine dehydrogenase family protein, translating into MTIHQTDNTGSLHAVAVLGANGHTGRFVVAELLRRGLKPIAIGRSAGRLAEAGFPERGVECREAAIEDDVALDRALAGAAAVINCAGPFMDTADAVVRAALRAGIHYLDVTAEQPSAQAIFDRHEVAAREAGVAVIPAMGFYGGLADLLVAALMDEWQHADTIEIRVALDSWLPTKGTRMTGEKNTAQRLAVSGGELRPVHRPPAEKVSVLPAPFGRQTFVELPFSEVPLIARRVRTRELHSFLSTTALRDVRDPSTPLPQAVDETGRSAQRFAVEVIATQGDLRRRILAQGQDIYAVTAPIICEAAQRILSGDIRDTGAKPPAAIFHAASFLDALGPNLSVETSISTKTPWIIGTAP; encoded by the coding sequence ATGACCATTCATCAAACCGACAACACTGGATCACTCCACGCCGTGGCAGTCCTTGGCGCGAACGGTCATACCGGCCGGTTTGTCGTCGCCGAACTGTTGCGGCGCGGGCTGAAGCCGATCGCGATCGGACGGAGTGCCGGGCGATTGGCGGAAGCGGGTTTTCCGGAACGTGGCGTCGAATGCCGTGAAGCAGCGATAGAGGATGACGTGGCGCTGGACAGGGCGCTCGCGGGAGCGGCGGCGGTCATCAACTGTGCTGGCCCGTTCATGGACACGGCCGACGCAGTCGTGCGTGCCGCGCTGCGGGCTGGCATCCATTATCTCGACGTAACGGCTGAACAGCCGAGCGCGCAGGCCATATTCGACCGGCATGAGGTCGCGGCCCGGGAAGCGGGTGTAGCCGTCATCCCGGCCATGGGATTTTACGGCGGACTGGCAGACCTGCTGGTGGCAGCCCTGATGGACGAATGGCAGCATGCCGACACTATCGAAATCCGGGTTGCGCTCGACAGCTGGCTGCCGACGAAAGGCACGCGGATGACCGGGGAGAAGAACACCGCACAGCGCCTGGCCGTCAGCGGCGGGGAGCTTCGGCCTGTGCATCGGCCGCCGGCCGAGAAGGTATCTGTTTTGCCAGCCCCGTTCGGCCGGCAGACGTTCGTCGAGCTTCCATTTTCGGAAGTGCCGTTGATCGCCCGGCGCGTCCGCACCAGGGAATTGCACAGCTTTCTCAGCACGACAGCCCTGCGCGATGTTCGCGATCCATCGACGCCCCTGCCCCAGGCCGTCGATGAAACCGGACGTTCGGCGCAGCGCTTCGCCGTCGAGGTGATCGCCACGCAAGGCGACCTGCGTCGCCGGATTCTCGCCCAGGGACAGGACATCTATGCCGTCACGGCGCCGATCATCTGCGAAGCGGCCCAGCGTATTCTGTCGGGTGACATCCGCGATACCGGCGCAAAGCCACCGGCTGCCATTTTCCATGCGGCGAGTTTCCTGGACGCGCTCGGCCCCAATCTGTCGGTTGAGACATCGATATCGACGAAGACGCCGTGGATCATCGGAACGGCACCATAA